In Terriglobales bacterium, the genomic stretch AGCAAGCCCGCTACAAGTTGCCGGCGACGAATTCCTCGATCACCAGGCGGGAGATGGCGCGGCAGTCGCCGCACAACAGCAGCGTCTCGTTCCCATCGGCGCTGAGCACGGCGAGCTTCAGGCTCTCACAGGCGGCGCAGGCGGTGGTGGGCTCGCCGGATTCGGGCTCGGCGGCCTGGATGGAGGCCTCGCGGTCGAAGCGCCCGGTCTTGTGGGTGTTGATCTCGAAGGTCGAGCGGCAGTCGGCGCAGACGTGGTTGAAACAGCACTTGGGCTCGCAGGAGTAGACGATCTCCGCGCCGTTGCAGTGCGGGCATCGGATGAGGTCCTTGAGGGTACCAGCCACCGATTGATTCTAGTCGAGCTTCGGGTTTGTCAGGCTGAGCGAAACGTAGCCTTCCGATAGCCACCGTGTCGCCCGGATACGTCTGCTGGCCATAGAGATTCCTCGCTCGCCGCGGCGGGCTCGGAATGACAACCAGCCGGAACTACAATCGAGGGCGAAGAATTTGCGAAAGTCGTCCCTCCGCGCTAGAATCCGACTCTATGTCCACCGGCTCGGATATGGGATGGGCCCACCCGCTGGTGCGGGACTGGTTCCTGGAGCGCTTCGGATCGCCGACCGAGCCGCAGGAGCAGGGCTGGCCGCACATCCTGGCCGGGCACGCAACGCTCATCTCGGCGCCCACCGGTTCGGGCAAGACGCTGGCCGCGTTTCTCGCCTGCATTGACCGGCTGGTGCGCAAGGCGCTGGCGGGGGAGCTTCGGGACCGCACCGAAGTCCTTTACATTTCGCCGCTCAAGGCGCTGGGCAACGACATCCAGAAGAATCTCGAAGTCCCGCTGGGCGAGATTCTGCACCGGGCGGGCGAGCGCGGCCTGCTGATGCCGGAGATACGCACCGCGGTCCGCACCGGCGACACGCTGGCCCACGAGCGCCGCGCCATGCTGCGGCGTCCGCCGCACATCCTGGTGACCACGCCCGAGTCGCTCTACATCCTGCTGACGGCGGAGGGAAGCCGCGCCGTCCTGAAGGACGTGGAGACGGTGATCGTGGACGAGATCCACGCCGTGGCCGACGACAAGCGCGGCGCGCATCTCGCGCTCTCGCTCGAGCGGCTGGAAGCGCTCACGCGACACCGCCCGGTGCGCATCGGACTCTCAGCGACACAGAAGCCCATCGAAGTGGTGGCGCAGTTCCTGGCCGGCAGCGAGCGTCCGCTGCCGGCCATCGTCAATATCGGACATCGCCGCGCGATGGACCTTGCCGTGGAAGTTCCGGGCATGCCGCTCGGGCCGGTGGCCTCGAACGAGATGTGGGACGAGTTGTACGACCGCATCGCGGAACTGGTCGGCGAGCATCGCTCGACGCTGGTGTTCGTCAACACGCGGCGCCTGGCGGAGCGCGTAGCGCACAACCTGGTGGAGCGCTTAGGTGAGGAAGCGGTGGCGGCGCACCACGGCAGCCTGGCGCGCAAGCTGCGCCTGGCAGCGGAGAAGCGGCTGAAAGAAGGCCAGGCGAAGGTCGTCGTGGCCACGGCCTCGCTCGAGCTGGGCATCGACATCGGGACGGTCGACCTGGTGTGCCAGATCGGCTCGCCGCGGGCGATCGCGGTCGCATTGCAACGCGCGGGACGGTCCGGCCACTGGCGTGGCGCCGTCCCCAAGGCGCGCTTTTTCGTTACCACGCGCGATGAGCTGGTGGAATGCGCCGCCCTGGTGCGCGCCATCCGCCTGGGCGAACTGGACCGGCTGGAGGTGCCGGATGCGCCGCTGGACATCCTGGCGCAGCAGATGGTGGCGGCGTGCGCGGTCGAGGACTGGCGGGAGGACGGACTGTATGCTCTGGCCCGGCGCGCCTATCCCTATCGTGAGCTGGCGCGCCAGGCCTTTGATGCCGTGCTGGAGATGCTGAGCGAAGGCATCGCGGCGCGGCGCGGCCGCTACGGCGCCTATCTGCACCGCGACCGCGTGCATGGCCGGGTGAAGGCCCGCCGGGGCGGACGGCTGGCGGCCATCACCTCGGGCGGCGCGATTCCGGATAACGCCCTGTACACGGTGATCGCCGAGCCCGAGGGGGTGACGGTCGGGACGGTGGACGAAGACTTCGCCGTCGAGAGCATGAAGGGCGACATCATGCTGCTGGGCAACACCAGTTGGCGCATCCGGCGCATCGAGTCCGCCGGTCGCGTGCTGGTGGAAGACGCGCATGGCGCTCCCCCCAATATTCCCTTCTGGCGCGGCGAAGCACCGGCGCGCACGGCGGAGCTTTCGGCGCAGGTAGCGGAGATTCGGGAACGGGTGGGCGATATGGTCCCGGAGCGCGCAACGCAGGCAATCGAATGGTTGAAAAGTGAGTGCGGCGTGGACGACGCCGGAGCGGAGCAGATCGTCGCCTACATCGTGGAGGGACGCGCGGTGCTGGGCGCGGTGCCCACGCAGACCACGGTGATCGCCGAGCGCTTTTTTGACGAGGGCGGGGGGATGCAGCTCGTGATCCACGCGCCCTTCGGCGGGCGCATCAACAAGGCCTGGGGGCTGGCGCTGCGCAAGCGCTTCTGCCGCTCCTTCAACTTCGAGCTGCAGGCCGCGGCCACCGACGAAGGACTGAACATCGCGCTGGCCGAGCAGCACAGCTTCCCGCTGAGCGACGTCTTCCAGTTCCTGCACGAGGAAACGGTGAAGGAAGTGCTGGAGCAGGCGGCGCTGGCTTCGCCCATCTTTGCAGCGCGCTGGCGCTGGGACGCCATGCGCTCGCTCGCGCTGCTGCGCTTTGCCGGCGGCCGCAAGGTGCCGCCGCAGATCCAGCGCATGCGCTCGGACGACCTGCTGGCCTCGGTATTCCCCGACGTGGCCGCCTGCCAGGAGAACATCACCGGCGACATGCGCATCCCCGATCATCCGCTGGTGCGCGAGGTGATGAAAGACGTGCTCAGCGAAGCGCTCGACCTGGAAGGATTGCGGGCGGTGCTGCGCGGCATCGCCTCGGGCGCGATCCGCACCCTGGCGGTGGACACGGTGGCGCCCTCGGCGTTTTCGCACCAGATCCTGAACGCCAATCCTTATGCCTACCTCGACGATGCGCCGCTCGAAGAGCGGCGGGCGCGCGCGGTGGAGATGCGGCGGGTGCTGCCGGAGTCGGTGCTGGCGGAAGTGGGCCGGCTCGATCCGCAAGCCATCGCGCAGGTCTGCGAGGACGCCTGGCCGGAAGTGCGCGACGCCGACGAATTGCACGACGCGCTCTATACCCTGCTGGCGCTGCCGGAAGAAACGCGAGCACCGACTGGGAGGCCGATCGTCGAAGGTTGGGCACGATACTTCGAGGCCCTGGTCGATTCCGATCGCGCCGGACGTGCGGTTGCAGATGGCCGCGCTTATTGGGTGGCCACCGAGCGCGCCAAGACCTTCGGCGTTCTCTTTCCAGAAGCCCGCTTCGAGCGTCCCCTGCCCGCAGTGGCAGGAGAGGCTCCATCACGCGACGACGCACTGCTGGCGCTGGTCACCGGATGGATGCAGCACACCGGCCCCACGACCTCGCGCGAACTGGCCCATGCGCTGGGCCTGGCGGAACGCGAGATCGAGCAGCCGATGCTTCGCCTGGAGGCCGCCGGCGCTCTCCTGCGCGGCAACTTCCGCAATCACCAGACCGCCCCATCCGCAGATCAGCAAGTCCACGAGTGGTGCGAGCGCCGACTGCTGGCCCGCATCCATCAGCTCACGCTGGGCAGGTTGCGCAAGCAGATCGAGCCGGTGACGGCGGCGCAGTTCCTGCGCTGGCTGCTGCGCTGGCAGCACCTGGCCGAAGGCGCGCAGTTGCGCGGCGAGCGCGGCGTGCTGGAAGCGGTGCGCCAGTTGCAGGGCTTCGAGATCCCGGCCAATGCCTGGGAACCGCAGGTGCTGGCGCGACGGGTGGCGGGCTACGACCCCAAGGTCCTGGACCAGTTGTGCCTGACCGGCGCGGTGGGCTGGGGAAGGCTTTCACCGCATCCGGCAACGCTGGAGGACGCCGCCGGCGGGCGCCGCCGCGTGGTGCCCACCAGCGTCGCGCCCATCACCTTCTTCGTGCGCGAGGAAGCGGACTGGATGCTGCCGCGGCGTCCGCACGAAGACGAGGGCAACGGCCTGAGCCATGGCGCGCGCGAGTTGCTGGGCTACCTGAAGCAGCGCGGCGCCTCTTTCTTCACCGACCTGGTGCGCGGTACCGGGCGATTGAAGGCGGAAGTGGAGACGGCGCTGTGGGAACTGGTGGCCGCCGGGCTGGTGACGGCCGACGGGTTCGACAATCTGCGCGCGCTCATCGATCCCAAGCGCCGCTCCGGACACGGCGCGGGACGGGTCGCACGGCCGCGACACAGCCCAGGGCGATGGTCGCTGCTGTATGCCGGGGAGAGCACCGACCGCGTGCGCGCCGTTGAGGCCACTTGCAAGATGCTGCTGCAGCGCTACGGCGTGGTCTTCCGCGACCTGCTGGCGCGCGAGACAATCGTGCCCAAATGGCGTGAACTGCTGGAGGCTTTCCGCCGCCTGGAAGCGCGCGGCGAAGTGTGCGGCGGCCGCTTCGTCTCCGGCTTCCTGGGCGAGCAGTTCGCGCTGCCGGTGGCGGTGGATTCCCTGCGCGCCACGCGCAAGATGTCACCGAGCGGCGAGACCATCACCATCTCCGCCGCCGACCCGCTGAACCTGGTGGGGATACTGGTGCCAGGGGAGCGGGTGCCGGCTGTTTCAGGGAAGTTCGTGCGCTATCGCGATGGCGTACCGGTGGAGGACGAGACCCACGATCGAGGAGCACGGGCGGGAGATTGAGTCGATCGGACGCGCGGCTTGACTCCTGGAGCGCGCTTGAGTAGCGTTGCCTGCCTTTCCAATCCAAGACCAAGCGGCGAGATCGCAGTTCGAATCCACGCCCTTTCGCCCGCTGAAGGAGAATCCAGATGCGTCGAATCCTGTTGATGGTGTTGCTCGCCGCGGTGACCGGCCTGGGGCTGGCGCAGCAGGCCGGGAGCGCAGCCGCCGATGAAGTCATTGCCGTCACCAAGGCCCAGTGGAGAGCCGAGATGCGCAAGGACCTGGCGGGCGCGTGGAAGAACATCGCCGACGACTACACGGAGTTCAACGACGAGTACCCCACGCGCCTCGACGGCAAGGCCATGAACCAGCGGCTGGCGGAAGCCGGCCTGGGCTCTCCCGGACGCCTGATGGCGGCGGAGATGGCCAACGAGAAGGTGCAGGTGTACGGCGACGTGGCCATCCTGACCTATAACTTCATCGGCGCGGTGGCCAACAAAGACGGCGTGGTCGAGCCGCAGCGCGCCAAGTCCACGCGCGTCTACGTGAAGAAGGACGGGCAGTGGTGGCTGGTGCACGCCAATTTCGCGGCGGCACGCTAGCAATCACCGGGCGCAAAATGGGGGAGGCACGGGCCAGGCCCGTGCCTCCAGGAGCGCTTCTGCGCCGGTTGGACCGGAAAGCGCGGGCCGGCTGCCGCGCGCCGCTTCAGCGCCGCAACTTGTTTACTGGCAGACGCCCGCCGCCGCGCGATAGTAGGCAGCCTGGGCGTCGTGCTGGCTCATGGTTTTGCCCGGCTCCAGCTTGCCGAACTCGGGCGTGCCCTCGCAATAGTACTGGCCGGTGCGAGTGTGCACCCACACCTTAGCGTCGGGATCGGCGACCACCTCCGACTGCACGGTTTTTGGGGCGGGAGGGGCGAACACGCTGAACAACAGCCCGGCCGCCAGCACGACCAGGGCGGCGAAGAACATCACACCCGCCTCGCTGTGATGCACTTGCGTCATGGCGGAAGGACTTGCCTGCCGCACGCCGCTCTTGTGGCTGGCGCCCTTGCCGGCGCTGACCATCGCTTTCTCCAGGCCGCCCAGAGGCGCGTCGCTCGAACTGACCGAACCTGCCTGGTAGAGCTTGGAGTCCCTGGGAACTTTCTTGCGTTGCTCGATGCGCGCGCCGATTCCTGACTTGGCGCCCAGCGGAGCTTCGACGCGTACGACGCGTCCTTTGCACCAGAAGGCGCTCTGGGTGTCGCCTGCGATCTCAGTCGGCAGCGACAGCATGAACTCGATATTGGCGCCCTCGGGAACGCGCGAGTCGAGGTACAGGAAGACGCCGTTCTCGCTGATGTCGCGCACCAGAGCCAGTACCGTGCCGCCGGTCGAGCCGTACGACCAGCGCACCGTCACCTGCGCGCGCAGGGCGTAACGCCGCAAGCCGCGCTGCTCGGCGCGGCTGTCCAGCATGATGGCCTCGGCACGCCAGCGCTGCAGGTTGCCGGGCGCGATGCAAATAGTGCCTTGCATGGCCATTTCTGAACCAGTCTCCTGGCCGGAGTAATGCGTGCCAACCTCCGAATCCTCCGGCACTTTAGCGCTAGCACTGTTGCGGGAAAAGATAACCGCAGTAACATCGGAAAATTACCTTGGTAAGGAAGTTAAGTACTTGCAGGGAAAGCGGTTAGCGGGCATTTGAGAGAGGGGAACCAGGGCCGTTAATACGGTCGCTCCCGCGGCAGAGCAAGTGGTTCCGGTCGTTGAACGGCCGGTGCAGAAAGTAGGGGAAAGATTGGGCGGACCTTGCTCGGGATCAAACCGACGATTTTCCCGGCATGCCGGGACGCGCTCAAGAAAGCAGTGGTGGACCTGGTCGGGATCGAACCGACGACCTCTTCCATGCCATGGAAGCGCGCTCCCAGCTGCGCCACAGGCCCACGCGGAAGATTCGACAGGAAGGCTACGCGGATTCATTTTCGCCGAGGCGCAAGGGATAGTCAAACGCGAACACGCTGGCGAGGCGCGCGTCGTGCGGGACTTCTCATTCTGCGGCGCGCTGGTTGCAAAAGGACGTGAGATCCCTACTGGATGCCTTCCAGCGATTCGCCGTTGCGATGGTCGAGCGTGACCGAGCTTTCCCCCGGCTCCATTTCAACCTGGACGTGCCAGAGCATGAACCGGCCGCTGTGCTCGCCCATGCCAAAGACGTAATAGGTTGCGGCGGGCACCGGAGGGAACTGCGCTTTGCCATCAGGATTCACCATGAGGGTGGCGACGCCGTTGGCCTGCATGGCTTCCATCATGGTCTGCAGGCACTCCGCCTGCTCGGCCCCGCAACCCGCCATCCAGGAGCTGATGCGGGCGCTGCCTGCGGGCAAGCGGACTCCACGCTGGGTGAGGGCAGTCTCCATGCTTTCCTTCAGAAGCGTCAGGCGGGTCCCGGGTTGAGCGCGGATGGTCAGGCGGGCGTCGCCGTGCCGGAGGGAAGTTGCGGCTGCGGCCGCCGCTGCTTTTCCTGCGGCGGTGCCCGCCGGGGCCAGAGTGCTCACGGCGCAGATGTCCGAAACCGGCTGGAAGTTGGGTCTGTCGTTCGAGTCCAGGCCGACCAGCACGCGTCCATCAACCTGCACTTGGCCGGAACCCGTCAGGGTGCCGGCGGGCGTCAGCTCGAATGTCATGGGAGATGCGTCGTTGGCGATCTTCACGAAGACCCGGCTGCCGCTGAAGGTCACGGTGTAGTCACGCGCCACCAGAGCCTGACGGCAGCCGACCACCGCCGAAGTAGGGTAAAACTCCAGTTCCAGGCCTTCGGCTCCGAAATACTGGCCGTGGATACGCAAGCCGGGGTCGGGCGCAGGCGATTGGACAGCCTCGAGCGCAGAGCCGACGGCACCCGGCTGGCCGCTGGCCGCGCCGGCCAGCACCTGCAGGGCTCCGACCAGGCCGCTGGCCAGGCCTTCGCTGAGACTGGTTTGCGACGCCACCTTGGCGGTAGGGGTCAAAGGGGCGAGTGTGCAAGTGACAGTCTTGGGCGCCCAGATGGTTTCCGTCGCCGGCACGCTTCGACTGACCTTCTCCTCCGTGTACCACCCACCCCAGTCCTGCTTCGCGAAAGGGCTGTACTGGGCCGTGGGCGAATAGACCTTCTCGGTGCTGGTTTCTGTCCTGGTGGTCTGCCGCGTGCCTACCGGAATCTGCCCGGCCACGCGGATGGTGCCTGCGGCTGCCAGCTTGCCGTCGGACCGCAGCGGCAGGACGATCCGCTGACCCTGCCAGGTAGTGGCCGCCCCGGAGGCGGAGGCGGAATCGAACAGCCTGATCTGCAGGCCGTTGGCGGTACGCTCGATGGCGTAGCCGGCGGAGGGCGCTCCCTGGCCCTGAACATCGGCGCAGGCCACCGAGCTGGTCTCCCCGTAAAACGTGATGCTGAAGCGGCCGGGGCCGGAGTAGACGCCGGTGAAG encodes the following:
- a CDS encoding PilZ domain-containing protein, with protein sequence MAMQGTICIAPGNLQRWRAEAIMLDSRAEQRGLRRYALRAQVTVRWSYGSTGGTVLALVRDISENGVFLYLDSRVPEGANIEFMLSLPTEIAGDTQSAFWCKGRVVRVEAPLGAKSGIGARIEQRKKVPRDSKLYQAGSVSSSDAPLGGLEKAMVSAGKGASHKSGVRQASPSAMTQVHHSEAGVMFFAALVVLAAGLLFSVFAPPAPKTVQSEVVADPDAKVWVHTRTGQYYCEGTPEFGKLEPGKTMSQHDAQAAYYRAAAGVCQ
- a CDS encoding DUF4440 domain-containing protein is translated as MRRILLMVLLAAVTGLGLAQQAGSAAADEVIAVTKAQWRAEMRKDLAGAWKNIADDYTEFNDEYPTRLDGKAMNQRLAEAGLGSPGRLMAAEMANEKVQVYGDVAILTYNFIGAVANKDGVVEPQRAKSTRVYVKKDGQWWLVHANFAAAR
- a CDS encoding DEAD/DEAH box helicase, encoding MSTGSDMGWAHPLVRDWFLERFGSPTEPQEQGWPHILAGHATLISAPTGSGKTLAAFLACIDRLVRKALAGELRDRTEVLYISPLKALGNDIQKNLEVPLGEILHRAGERGLLMPEIRTAVRTGDTLAHERRAMLRRPPHILVTTPESLYILLTAEGSRAVLKDVETVIVDEIHAVADDKRGAHLALSLERLEALTRHRPVRIGLSATQKPIEVVAQFLAGSERPLPAIVNIGHRRAMDLAVEVPGMPLGPVASNEMWDELYDRIAELVGEHRSTLVFVNTRRLAERVAHNLVERLGEEAVAAHHGSLARKLRLAAEKRLKEGQAKVVVATASLELGIDIGTVDLVCQIGSPRAIAVALQRAGRSGHWRGAVPKARFFVTTRDELVECAALVRAIRLGELDRLEVPDAPLDILAQQMVAACAVEDWREDGLYALARRAYPYRELARQAFDAVLEMLSEGIAARRGRYGAYLHRDRVHGRVKARRGGRLAAITSGGAIPDNALYTVIAEPEGVTVGTVDEDFAVESMKGDIMLLGNTSWRIRRIESAGRVLVEDAHGAPPNIPFWRGEAPARTAELSAQVAEIRERVGDMVPERATQAIEWLKSECGVDDAGAEQIVAYIVEGRAVLGAVPTQTTVIAERFFDEGGGMQLVIHAPFGGRINKAWGLALRKRFCRSFNFELQAAATDEGLNIALAEQHSFPLSDVFQFLHEETVKEVLEQAALASPIFAARWRWDAMRSLALLRFAGGRKVPPQIQRMRSDDLLASVFPDVAACQENITGDMRIPDHPLVREVMKDVLSEALDLEGLRAVLRGIASGAIRTLAVDTVAPSAFSHQILNANPYAYLDDAPLEERRARAVEMRRVLPESVLAEVGRLDPQAIAQVCEDAWPEVRDADELHDALYTLLALPEETRAPTGRPIVEGWARYFEALVDSDRAGRAVADGRAYWVATERAKTFGVLFPEARFERPLPAVAGEAPSRDDALLALVTGWMQHTGPTTSRELAHALGLAEREIEQPMLRLEAAGALLRGNFRNHQTAPSADQQVHEWCERRLLARIHQLTLGRLRKQIEPVTAAQFLRWLLRWQHLAEGAQLRGERGVLEAVRQLQGFEIPANAWEPQVLARRVAGYDPKVLDQLCLTGAVGWGRLSPHPATLEDAAGGRRRVVPTSVAPITFFVREEADWMLPRRPHEDEGNGLSHGARELLGYLKQRGASFFTDLVRGTGRLKAEVETALWELVAAGLVTADGFDNLRALIDPKRRSGHGAGRVARPRHSPGRWSLLYAGESTDRVRAVEATCKMLLQRYGVVFRDLLARETIVPKWRELLEAFRRLEARGEVCGGRFVSGFLGEQFALPVAVDSLRATRKMSPSGETITISAADPLNLVGILVPGERVPAVSGKFVRYRDGVPVEDETHDRGARAGD